A single genomic interval of Acidovorax sp. 1608163 harbors:
- the rarD gene encoding EamA family transporter RarD encodes MSSGILYGLSAYVLWGLFPLFFKQLQAATALEVVLHRMVWSLVFVLIVLAVLRRFAWLGDVRRSPALLGKFAVSALLLSANWLSYIWAVNNGHVLDASLGYFILPLVNVALGFVFLHERPRRAQWLAFVVAASGVLWMAVQSGHVPWLALLIALTFGFYGLMRKVAVLGPLEGMSLETMLLAPLALVALLCLGPTGPVSTTQHWPAHDTHTWLFFVLSGPVTAIPLLLFAAGARRVPLSTMGFLQYITPSILALMGVFLYDEPFAGPRAVGFVLIWAALALYTAEGLWAARKATAAKAAAA; translated from the coding sequence ATGTCCAGCGGCATCCTGTACGGCCTGTCGGCCTATGTCCTGTGGGGCCTGTTCCCCCTGTTCTTCAAGCAACTGCAAGCCGCCACGGCGCTGGAGGTGGTGCTGCACCGCATGGTGTGGTCGCTGGTGTTTGTGCTCATCGTGCTGGCGGTGCTGCGCCGGTTTGCCTGGCTGGGCGATGTGCGCCGCAGCCCCGCGCTGCTGGGCAAGTTCGCGGTGTCGGCGCTGCTGCTGTCTGCCAACTGGCTCAGCTACATCTGGGCCGTGAACAACGGCCATGTGCTCGATGCCAGCCTGGGCTACTTCATCCTGCCGCTGGTCAACGTGGCGCTGGGCTTTGTCTTTTTGCACGAACGCCCCCGCAGGGCCCAGTGGCTGGCCTTTGTCGTGGCCGCCAGCGGCGTGCTGTGGATGGCGGTGCAGTCGGGCCATGTGCCCTGGCTGGCGCTGCTGATTGCGTTGACCTTTGGCTTCTACGGCCTGATGCGCAAGGTGGCCGTGCTGGGCCCGCTGGAAGGCATGTCGCTGGAGACCATGCTGCTCGCGCCCCTGGCCCTGGTGGCCTTGCTGTGCCTGGGCCCCACCGGCCCCGTCAGCACCACCCAGCATTGGCCCGCACACGACACGCACACCTGGCTTTTCTTTGTGTTGAGCGGCCCCGTCACCGCCATCCCGCTGCTGCTGTTTGCCGCCGGGGCGCGGCGCGTGCCGCTGTCCACCATGGGGTTCCTGCAATACATCACCCCCTCCATCCTGGCGCTGATGGGCGTGTTTCTGTACGACGAGCCCTTCGCCGGCCCGCGCGCCGTGGGCTTTGTGCTGATCTGGGCGGCGCTGGCGCTGTACACGGCCGAGGGGCTGTGGGCGGCACGCAAAGCCACAGCGGCCAAGGCAGCGGCGGCGTAG
- a CDS encoding flavin reductase family protein: MTTPSSATFTNPAHFTPVPLDKAYRLLNHGPTVLVSAAHAGQRNVMAAAWACALDFAPPKVTVVLDKATRTRELVEASGHFALQLPTVPMAALTEAIGTESAHTHPDKLQRHAVPLFDAPALPDIAAEHNPPLVQGCAAWLVCRVISEPHNQQAYDLFIGEVVVAWADDRVFRNGHWEFDSAPDSLRTLHYVAGGQFYATGASVKV; the protein is encoded by the coding sequence ATGACGACACCTTCCTCTGCAACCTTCACAAACCCAGCGCACTTCACCCCAGTGCCGCTCGACAAAGCCTACCGGCTGCTCAACCACGGGCCCACCGTGCTGGTGTCGGCTGCGCACGCGGGCCAGCGCAATGTGATGGCTGCCGCCTGGGCCTGCGCGCTGGACTTTGCCCCGCCCAAGGTCACCGTGGTGCTCGACAAAGCCACCCGCACCCGCGAACTGGTCGAGGCCAGCGGCCACTTTGCCCTGCAACTGCCCACCGTGCCCATGGCCGCGCTGACCGAAGCCATCGGCACCGAAAGCGCCCACACCCACCCCGACAAGCTGCAGCGCCACGCCGTGCCACTGTTTGACGCACCTGCGCTGCCAGACATCGCGGCAGAGCACAACCCGCCCCTGGTGCAAGGCTGCGCCGCCTGGCTGGTGTGCCGCGTGATCTCCGAGCCGCACAACCAGCAGGCCTATGACCTGTTCATTGGCGAAGTGGTGGTCGCCTGGGCCGACGACCGCGTGTTCCGCAACGGGCACTGGGAGTTTGACTCCGCCCCCGACAGCCTGCGCACGCTGCACTACGTGGCGGGCGGGCAGTTCTATGCTACGGGTGCGTCGGTCAAGGTTTGA
- a CDS encoding VOC family protein, giving the protein MFSHVMLGVNDLEVSKKFYDAVLGTLGVPPGVANKNRYFYRSPTGTFCISTPINGETATHGNGGTTGFLATSPEQADAWHAAGVASGGVTCEDPPGYREGPSGKLYLAYLRDPTGNKLCVLHRPAA; this is encoded by the coding sequence ATGTTCAGTCACGTGATGCTGGGTGTGAATGACCTGGAAGTGTCTAAGAAGTTTTACGACGCCGTCCTCGGCACCCTGGGCGTGCCACCCGGTGTGGCCAACAAGAACCGCTACTTTTACCGCAGCCCCACGGGCACGTTCTGTATCTCTACCCCCATCAATGGTGAGACCGCCACGCATGGCAATGGTGGCACCACCGGCTTTTTGGCCACATCGCCCGAGCAGGCCGATGCCTGGCATGCCGCAGGCGTGGCCAGCGGTGGTGTGACTTGCGAAGACCCACCCGGCTATCGCGAAGGCCCCAGCGGCAAGCTGTACCTGGCCTACCTGCGTGACCCCACCGGCAACAAGCTGTGCGTTCTGCACCGGCCCGCTGCTTGA
- a CDS encoding tRNA-uridine aminocarboxypropyltransferase yields the protein MPLPPLAPQALGGPQAPAASPARPESPSPHAVARLRTARLARSAKPFLARGGPRGERCPGCRLVPSHCLCGVCPVVPTRAGVCLLMADIEPLKPSNTGWLIADVVPDTFAFGWARTEVDPALLALLADPQWQPYVVFPGEFVAPERVVTEVALPPEGATDSKRPLFILLDATWPEARKMFRKSPYIDRFPVLSLQPEQISRYQLRRSRREDHFCTSEVAGLCLDLAGEPLAAQALQAYLDVFTHHYLQAKHQLPPDWQGPEHQRLRDVTAGG from the coding sequence ATGCCGTTGCCACCCCTCGCCCCGCAGGCGCTTGGCGGCCCCCAAGCGCCCGCAGCTTCCCCTGCGCGCCCTGAATCCCCGTCGCCCCATGCCGTGGCCCGCCTGCGCACGGCGCGGCTGGCGCGCAGCGCCAAGCCCTTTTTGGCGCGCGGCGGCCCGCGTGGCGAGCGCTGCCCTGGCTGCCGCCTGGTGCCCAGCCACTGCCTGTGCGGCGTGTGCCCTGTGGTGCCCACGCGCGCCGGGGTGTGCCTGCTCATGGCAGACATCGAGCCCCTCAAGCCCAGCAACACCGGCTGGCTGATTGCCGATGTGGTGCCCGACACCTTTGCCTTTGGCTGGGCGCGCACCGAGGTGGACCCGGCCCTGCTGGCCTTGCTCGCCGACCCGCAGTGGCAGCCTTACGTGGTCTTCCCTGGCGAGTTCGTGGCGCCTGAGCGGGTGGTGACCGAGGTGGCCTTGCCCCCTGAAGGTGCCACCGACAGCAAACGCCCGCTGTTCATCCTGCTCGATGCCACCTGGCCCGAAGCGCGCAAGATGTTCCGCAAAAGCCCGTACATCGACCGCTTTCCGGTGCTGAGCCTGCAGCCCGAGCAGATCTCGCGCTACCAGCTGCGCCGCTCGCGCCGGGAGGACCACTTTTGCACCTCGGAAGTGGCAGGCCTGTGCCTGGACCTGGCGGGCGAGCCGCTGGCCGCGCAGGCGCTGCAGGCCTACCTGGACGTGTTCACCCACCACTACCTGCAGGCCAAGCACCAACTGCCGCCCGACTGGCAGGGGCCTGAGCACCAGCGGTTGCGCGATGTGACCGCTGGCGGCTGA
- a CDS encoding LysR substrate-binding domain-containing protein → MSDITIAALHAFRAVAQCGSFTAAADDLGCSQSAISRHIALLEESTRQTLVLRGHRRIQLTPAGTLYLETVQRALQELERGTARLASHAQRPHSVKILAMPSFAARWLVPRLAHLHLAGIDAEIELATSIWDADYRKERFDIGIHYGDGSLPGAQLLMHDSLVPVIAPRLAHERPVRTLEDLGRFPWLHDALRSSKWPQWLAACNAPQLTGIRHLKLQDAELTLSAAVAGLGIAMGHEVLVAHDIAEGRLVKAWPQHLPMAAGYHLLLPARGKDNPHTQAIAHWLLREARVAQGTPPA, encoded by the coding sequence ATGAGCGACATCACCATCGCCGCCCTCCATGCCTTTCGGGCCGTGGCGCAGTGCGGCAGCTTCACGGCGGCGGCCGACGACCTGGGCTGCTCCCAATCAGCCATCAGCCGCCACATCGCCCTGCTGGAAGAAAGCACCCGCCAAACCCTGGTGCTGCGCGGGCACCGGCGCATACAGCTCACCCCGGCGGGCACCCTGTACCTGGAGACCGTGCAGCGCGCCCTGCAAGAGCTCGAGCGCGGCACCGCCCGCCTGGCCAGCCACGCGCAGCGCCCGCACAGCGTCAAGATTCTGGCCATGCCCTCGTTTGCCGCACGCTGGCTGGTGCCCCGCCTGGCCCATCTGCACCTGGCGGGCATTGATGCCGAGATCGAGCTGGCCACCTCCATCTGGGACGCTGACTATCGCAAAGAGCGCTTTGACATTGGCATCCACTACGGCGACGGCTCGCTGCCCGGTGCGCAGCTGCTCATGCACGACAGCCTCGTCCCCGTCATCGCCCCCCGCCTGGCCCACGAACGGCCCGTGCGCACGCTCGAAGACCTGGGGCGCTTCCCCTGGCTGCACGACGCACTGCGCAGCAGCAAATGGCCGCAATGGCTGGCGGCCTGCAACGCACCGCAGCTCACCGGCATCCGCCACCTGAAGCTGCAAGACGCCGAGCTGACCCTATCGGCCGCCGTGGCAGGCCTGGGCATCGCCATGGGCCACGAGGTGCTGGTGGCCCACGACATCGCCGAAGGCCGCCTCGTCAAAGCCTGGCCCCAGCACCTGCCCATGGCTGCGGGCTACCACCTGCTGCTGCCCGCGCGCGGCAAAGACAACCCCCACACCCAAGCCATCGCCCACTGGCTGCTGCGCGAAGCGCGGGTGGCGCAGGGCACGCCCCCGGCCTGA
- a CDS encoding MBL fold metallo-hydrolase, whose protein sequence is MKLFRFLEGTPAPTPAHTPEGLNPGRRRMLAMGCACCAMVAGGISPAAAQLPGVQSHLAAAKKAAGTDLLPYLRLGEVADPAMADPKAMPRDQLMRLPAPPPGQAFDNLYFVGNKWVSAWVIATSQGLILVDAMDNDDEAEHIIDAGMRRLGLNPAQIKMVIVTHGHGDHYGGVGYLRRRYAPAVHMGAPDWEMTATQLEFDRPDWGRPPVRNPATDLALKDGDRLRLGDTAIDILMTPGHTMGTVSLLFSARQGSQVHRTLLWGGTSFNFGRQPNRVERLQAYIDATARVRDVARAQNVDVFISNHNGFDQAVEKLALMQQTGQSRHPARNRSANPFVIGADATQRALTVMHECAQATLVAWQSGK, encoded by the coding sequence ATGAAGCTGTTCCGATTTCTGGAGGGAACGCCCGCGCCCACCCCCGCCCATACGCCCGAGGGCCTGAACCCCGGCCGACGCCGCATGCTGGCCATGGGCTGCGCCTGCTGCGCCATGGTGGCTGGCGGCATCAGCCCCGCCGCCGCGCAACTGCCCGGCGTGCAAAGCCACCTGGCCGCCGCCAAGAAGGCTGCGGGCACCGACCTGCTGCCCTACCTGCGCCTGGGCGAAGTGGCCGACCCCGCCATGGCCGACCCCAAAGCCATGCCCCGCGACCAACTCATGCGCCTGCCCGCACCGCCGCCCGGCCAGGCGTTTGACAACCTGTACTTTGTGGGCAACAAGTGGGTCAGCGCCTGGGTCATTGCCACCAGCCAGGGCCTGATCCTGGTCGATGCCATGGACAACGACGACGAGGCCGAGCACATCATCGACGCTGGCATGCGCAGGCTGGGCCTGAACCCGGCGCAGATCAAGATGGTGATCGTCACCCACGGCCATGGCGACCACTACGGCGGCGTGGGCTACCTGCGCCGCCGCTACGCCCCCGCCGTGCACATGGGCGCACCCGACTGGGAGATGACCGCCACCCAGCTCGAATTCGACCGCCCCGACTGGGGCCGCCCGCCCGTACGCAACCCCGCCACCGACCTGGCCCTGAAAGACGGCGACCGCCTGCGCCTGGGCGACACCGCCATCGACATCCTGATGACGCCCGGGCACACCATGGGCACGGTGTCCCTGCTATTCAGTGCCCGCCAGGGCAGTCAGGTGCACCGCACGCTGCTGTGGGGCGGCACCTCGTTCAACTTTGGCCGCCAGCCCAACCGCGTGGAACGCCTGCAGGCCTACATCGACGCCACGGCCCGCGTGCGCGATGTGGCCCGTGCGCAGAACGTGGACGTGTTCATCTCGAACCACAACGGCTTTGACCAGGCGGTGGAGAAGCTGGCGCTGATGCAGCAGACCGGGCAGAGCCGGCACCCTGCGCGCAACCGCTCCGCCAACCCCTTCGTCATTGGCGCAGACGCCACCCAACGCGCACTGACCGTGATGCACGAATGCGCCCAGGCCACCCTGGTGGCGTGGCAAAGCGGCAAGTAA
- the sbcD gene encoding exonuclease subunit SbcD: MRILHTSDWHLGQHFMGKSRQAEHQALIDWLLVQVDAHAVDAVLIAGDIFDTGAPPSYARELYSHLVVRLHRAGVALLLLGGNHDSVATLGESRALLAVLNTTVVGAVGDAADHVVVLPQRGDAGGSHEPGCIVCAVPFIRPRDVWQSQAGQSAQDKQQSLQAALQAYYQAVVDAGRARQAQLQQTLGRVVPLIATGHLTTVGASSNDSVREIYVGSLDAFPTAAFPPVDYIALGHIHQPQKVGGLHHIRYCGSPIALGFDEAKQQKEVLLVDLDASGLAGVTPLPVPRFQALIAVSGNLAALPQAIATAATQGTAEQHAWLEVTVAEDDYLQDLPERINAMVQGLPVEVLRVRRQRTSAAAALQSAAQETLDELSPHDVFARRLAAETLAPELQQALQERYRTVVQSITSPTEEGAA; encoded by the coding sequence ATGCGCATCCTTCACACCTCCGACTGGCACCTGGGCCAGCATTTCATGGGCAAGAGCCGCCAGGCCGAACACCAGGCGTTGATCGACTGGCTGCTGGTGCAGGTCGATGCGCATGCGGTGGATGCGGTGCTGATTGCGGGCGACATTTTCGACACCGGCGCACCCCCCAGCTACGCCCGCGAGCTGTACAGCCACCTGGTGGTGCGCCTGCACCGCGCAGGCGTGGCGCTGCTGCTGCTGGGCGGCAACCACGACTCGGTCGCCACGCTGGGCGAGAGCCGTGCGCTGCTGGCGGTGCTGAACACCACGGTGGTGGGGGCCGTGGGCGATGCGGCCGACCATGTGGTGGTACTGCCCCAGCGCGGCGATGCTGGCGGCAGCCATGAGCCCGGCTGCATCGTCTGCGCCGTGCCCTTCATCCGCCCGCGCGATGTGTGGCAAAGCCAGGCGGGGCAAAGCGCGCAGGACAAGCAACAGTCCCTGCAAGCCGCCCTCCAAGCCTATTACCAGGCGGTGGTGGATGCGGGCCGCGCGCGGCAAGCGCAGCTGCAGCAGACGCTGGGCCGCGTGGTGCCGCTCATCGCCACCGGCCACCTCACCACCGTGGGCGCCAGCAGCAACGACTCGGTGCGCGAGATTTATGTGGGCTCGCTCGACGCCTTCCCCACGGCCGCGTTTCCGCCGGTGGACTACATCGCCCTGGGCCACATCCACCAACCGCAAAAGGTGGGCGGGCTGCACCACATCCGCTACTGCGGCTCGCCCATTGCGCTGGGGTTTGACGAGGCCAAGCAGCAAAAGGAAGTGCTGCTGGTGGACCTGGACGCCAGCGGGCTCGCGGGCGTCACGCCGCTGCCCGTGCCCCGGTTTCAGGCGCTCATCGCCGTCAGCGGCAACCTGGCCGCGCTGCCGCAAGCCATTGCCACCGCCGCCACACAAGGCACGGCCGAGCAGCACGCGTGGCTGGAAGTGACCGTGGCCGAAGACGACTACCTGCAAGACCTGCCCGAGCGCATCAACGCCATGGTGCAGGGCCTGCCCGTGGAGGTGCTGCGCGTGCGCCGCCAGCGCACCAGCGCCGCCGCCGCGCTGCAGTCGGCCGCCCAGGAGACGCTGGACGAGCTGAGCCCCCACGACGTGTTTGCCCGCCGCCTGGCCGCCGAGACCCTGGCGCCCGAGCTGCAGCAAGCGCTGCAGGAGCGCTACCGCACCGTGGTGCAAAGCATCACCAGCCCCACCGAGGAAGGCGCCGCATGA
- a CDS encoding type 1 glutamine amidotransferase domain-containing protein produces MTSLNRRFAMKALAAAATLASVHGAANARTANGQAPRILIVVSSHDRKGKDLVAGFWFPELTHPAKVFAEAGIAFDIASPQGGMPPFDGFDLKDEGNSWFWIQPTLRNQLAHSLKLADVDPTRYDAVMLVGGHGPMWDFARNSRLHTVVRSVYERGGIVSAVCHGPAGLLGLKLSDGTPLIAGRKLTAFTNEEEVSRQYDKLIPFELETALRAENAAFEEALIFQSRVVVDGRLITGQNPASAKPFGEAVVAALKALPA; encoded by the coding sequence ATGACCTCCCTGAACCGCCGCTTTGCCATGAAAGCCCTGGCCGCTGCCGCCACCCTGGCTTCGGTGCACGGCGCCGCCAATGCCCGCACGGCCAACGGCCAGGCGCCCCGCATCCTCATCGTTGTCTCCAGCCACGACCGCAAAGGCAAAGACCTGGTGGCAGGCTTCTGGTTTCCCGAGCTCACCCACCCCGCCAAAGTGTTTGCCGAGGCGGGCATCGCCTTCGACATCGCCAGCCCGCAAGGCGGCATGCCGCCCTTTGATGGGTTTGACCTCAAGGACGAGGGCAACAGCTGGTTCTGGATTCAGCCCACGCTGCGCAACCAGCTGGCGCACAGCCTCAAGCTGGCCGATGTGGACCCCACGCGCTACGACGCCGTCATGCTGGTCGGCGGCCACGGGCCGATGTGGGACTTTGCGCGCAACAGCCGCCTGCACACCGTGGTGCGCAGCGTGTACGAGCGCGGCGGCATCGTCAGCGCGGTGTGCCACGGCCCCGCCGGGTTGCTGGGGCTCAAGCTGTCTGACGGCACCCCTCTCATCGCGGGCCGCAAGCTCACCGCCTTCACCAACGAAGAGGAGGTATCGCGCCAGTACGACAAGCTCATTCCGTTTGAGCTGGAAACCGCACTGCGTGCAGAAAACGCAGCGTTTGAAGAGGCCCTCATCTTCCAAAGCCGCGTGGTGGTGGACGGCAGGCTGATCACGGGCCAGAACCCGGCCTCTGCCAAGCCGTTTGGCGAAGCCGTGGTGGCCGCACTGAAGGCCCTGCCCGCCTGA
- a CDS encoding class I SAM-dependent methyltransferase: MQSASATMFDEAYYQRFYFDKKTSVVDPAHTERLGAFVCSYLQYLRVPVLRVLDVGCGIGLWRDVVARHFPTAQFHGVEFSSYLCERFGWERGSVVDYRAHDPAEPFDLVICQGVLPYLNEADAKKALRNLARLSRGALYIEAVAREDWEDDVVDEQVTDPRMHKHPASLYRRTLAEGFTELGGGVWLSEHAEVPLFALEKAGRR; encoded by the coding sequence ATGCAATCTGCCAGTGCAACGATGTTTGACGAGGCGTACTACCAGCGCTTTTACTTTGACAAGAAAACCAGCGTGGTAGACCCGGCCCACACCGAGCGGCTGGGTGCGTTTGTGTGCAGCTACCTGCAGTACCTGCGCGTGCCGGTGCTGCGCGTGCTGGATGTGGGCTGCGGCATTGGCCTGTGGCGCGATGTGGTGGCGCGGCATTTCCCAACCGCGCAGTTCCATGGTGTGGAGTTCAGCAGCTACCTGTGCGAGCGTTTTGGGTGGGAGCGTGGATCGGTGGTGGACTACCGCGCCCACGACCCGGCCGAGCCGTTTGACCTGGTGATTTGCCAGGGTGTGCTGCCCTACCTGAACGAGGCCGATGCGAAAAAGGCCCTGCGCAACCTGGCCCGCCTGAGCCGAGGCGCGCTCTACATCGAAGCCGTGGCCCGCGAGGACTGGGAAGACGACGTGGTGGACGAGCAGGTGACCGACCCGCGCATGCACAAGCACCCCGCCAGCCTGTACCGCCGCACGCTGGCCGAAGGCTTTACCGAACTGGGCGGCGGGGTGTGGCTGAGCGAGCACGCCGAGGTGCCCCTGTTTGCTTTGGAGAAGGCGGGGCGGCGCTGA